One Prunus dulcis chromosome 7, ALMONDv2, whole genome shotgun sequence DNA segment encodes these proteins:
- the LOC117635197 gene encoding uncharacterized protein LOC117635197 — protein sequence MSTTEKLLVQIFERKKWIVNQAKHQAYLFEQHLTSKCLIDGIAPPPWLLSSSFDPNHVLNKPELILGFPLPRTQPLIHFTGSHCPVFDKPVPTAHNGELPNGLCTERHGFDRGFDRGFGAGEEVLILPHCPVSNAGCASNGVPQDQREEDPSVTSPEDQKDARISDIYHNPALSPARGAGDEVSILPQCLISNARCSSDCVPQDQREEDPSVTSPEYHRAARLSDIYPYPALSPARGAGDEVTILPQCPISNAGASSKGVPQDQREEDPSAIFPENQGDAKTSNIYHDPDLSLARVQRSKSRQRALAIRNSANKSSSQVKNNVNGCAGGIIGCAISFLQTDHVDEMNLVKPPDTCDNLELSAANGEKHSSKENSSVDFVSRSTGSQVVRSVERIEKGASSNMSGQRIVAKDASSNISGQRINQSMSAASNKSHDAQRTQISAGTSIPIQRDLDLCAVNSIDSSDKENVADHYAGRNTCTEINCGAEDNSQVLDHRGTQSRSAASNKDLPENLTHGVAGIRHLDISSTMVQEVPCTQTCEFVEVASVGETEIDPDGCIEANPICSGSTLDGNGLRSGGEVLHSRQPADCAFVNPKQLNFDDVEESCLNGICTPALKKGMQGRSSEKSYLSLMHAENIMAEGITVNYQDNCNTPLEMSFLGDREVSVRGKELQSSLSEAPEEQLHKTGSALNENAASSVKETSNAHKDGVANTLLESGKVQKSFLTYNPMGLQVARESLVESLSNVNAAKPTELVTEESALYSHAVGNPTVSTDSDFTMVSEPGSFRILDAKNLAVENPCAASMDEMKGNLPQQIVPSHISPNYELWSIGDKEDVGYTKSAECQIAEKSKGRSFSSSMQGSWPQHKRRKIEHTIVDDLSSSRDLIEKVFHTINRDSIFGNLGNVEHSPNAVLESQGPSISQEDVVKSVVSRSPVEETHQNEDHHMIERSESSPKAHMKEGEISVGGGDRSGNAPFTFMHEELEASLLSSLMKQAAGQSQYCFMEETGVAHPTSIIVDTGSPCIEGNHVSLPLEDNLTLGNVDNWTCAGRGMQEERFDLGGTRKFSYFSVGSPRGQSLDLIGGDDTKPELEGFVLETDDEPTSIAREDINFDEWNLPSTTFERASILEQLCKSVYMQTPIACFSASNKLHKIPNLYQSVPTGLLEGGVDMRTTLPMNDAVKPLKDGHSCLSEEVGQAFNGRSYSDCLPNCSGQSGWDIKKPYISPVGKLWDRTGSSTSSSGKRGSLNPELPCISEENENMDEVSATSRGGIVSEVLNSSIQRVPLADITEIPNPPASVSKAEPHADRLSLDSVNAEFSLTGTSKSFKLKHGIQNSIKRRYNNKENLSISRGTNDIKRTTGPLRKPKLSGKTSLRKGGPSLSEWEPKRNNIVSSMTSFIPLVQQKQSAAVVTGKRDIKVKALEAAETAKRLAQKKENERKMKKEALKLERSRKEQANMRQLELQKKQKEEERKKKDADMAAKKRQREEEDRKEKERKRMRVEARRQQREHEDKLPAEKEDKEMKRQAIDGRGHESKKSKDETAHKTMEEEREYDTFRNISETEPRTSRVSTSNARRESIIHEEHGLALSNFGYNAEVLSNVDKAIDNGKSAANTHQEQSYEISPYKESDDENEEDDDVIPNSKFVPSWSSKNCLALAVSSQNGADPGAIFPPESFCSISEVLLPRKHHLNYNGMR from the exons ATGTCGACGACAGAGAAGCTATTGGTGCAAATCTTCGAGAGGAAGAAATGGATCGTCAACCAAGCCAAGCACCAGGCCTACCTCTTCGAGCAACACCTCACCTCCAAATGCCTTATTGACGGAATTGCCCCTCCTCCATGGCTTTTGTCCTCCTCCTTTGACCCCAATCACG TATTGAACAAACCAGAGCTGATTTTAGGATTTCCACTCCCTCGCACACAGCCGTTGATCCATTTTACCGGTAGCCATTGCCCTGTGTTTGACAAGCCAGTTCCTACAGCTCACAATGGGGAGCTACCAAATGGTTTGTGCACTGAACGTCATGGTTTTGACAGAGGTTTTGACAGAGGTTTTGGTGCAGGAGAGGAGGTTTTGATTTTGCCACACTGCCCTGTAAGTAATGCTGGGTGTGCCTCCAATGGCGTTCCTCAAGACCAGAGAGAAGAGGATCCTAGTGTTACATCTCCAGAAGATCAGAAGGATGCAAGGATCTCAGACATTTACCACAACCCAGCTCTATCACCGGCTAGAGGTGCAGGAGATGAGGTATCTATTTTGCCACAGTGCCTTATTAGTAATGCTCGTTGTTCCTCTGATTGTGTTCCTCAAGATCAGAGAGAAGAGGATCCTAGTGTTACGTCTCCAGAATATCATAGGGCTGCAAGATTGTCAGACATTTACCCTTATCCAGCTCTATCACCAGCTAGAGGTGCAGGAGATGAGGTTACAATTTTGCCACAGTGCCCCATTAGTAATGCAGGAGCTTCCTCCAAAGGTGTTCCTCAAGATCAGAGAGAAGAGGATCCAAGTGCTATTTTTCCTGAAAATCAGGGGGATGCAAAAACCTCAAACATTTATCATGACCCAGATCTATCACTGGCTAGAGTTCAAAGATCCAAGTCCAGACAAAGAGCTCTCGCAATTCGCAACAGTGCCAATAAAAGCAGTTCACAGGTTAAGAACAACGTTAATGGTTGTGCTGGTGGGATTATTGGGTGTGCGATATCTTTCCTACAAACTGACCATGTTGATGAAATGAACTTAGTCAAGCCTCCTGATACATGTGATAATCTAGAGTTAAGTGCAGCAAATGGGGAAAAACATTCAAGTAAGGAGAATTCTTCTGTGGACTTCGTCTCCAGAAGTACTGGGTCACAAGTTGTGCGTAGTGTTGAAAGAATAGAAAAAGGTGCCAGCTCCAACATGTCTGGTCAAAGAATTGTAGCAAAAGATGCCAGCAGCAACATATCGGGTCAAAGAATAAACCAGTCAATGTCTGCTGCATCGAACAAGTCTCATGATGCCCAGAGAACTCAAATATCTGCTGGAACGTCTATTCCAATTCAAAGGGATCTAGACCTATGTGCAGTGAATTCAATAGATTCTTCAGACAAGGAAAATGTTGCAGATCACTACGCTGGTAGAAATACATGCACAGAGATTAATTGTGGGGCAGAGGACAATTCCCAGGTTTTGGATCACAGGGGTACACAGTCCAGATCTGCTGCTTCAAACAAGGATTTGCCAGAAAACCTGACTCATGGGGTTGCAGGAATCAGGCATCTGGATATATCCAGTACTATGGTACAAGAGGTACCTTGTACACAAACCTGtgaatttgttgaagttgCAAGTGTTGGAGAAACTGAAATTGATCCTGATGGATGTATTGAAGCTAATCCTATTTGTTCTGGATCTACCTTGGATGGTAATGGGCTTAGAAGTGGAGGAGAAGTTTTACACTCAAGGCAGCCTGCTGATTGTGCGTTTGTGAATCCCAAGCAACTTAATTTTGATGACGTGGAAGAGTCCTGTTTGAATGGAATTTGTACACCTGCTCTTAAGAAGGGAATGCAGGGTAGGTCATCAGAAAAAAGTTATCTTTCCTTGATGCATGCTGAAAACATAATGGCTGAAGGAATAACTGTCAATTACCAAGACAATTGTAACACACCACTGGAGATGAGTTTTTTGGGGGATCGGGAAGTTTCCGTCAGAGGAAAGGAGCTCCAGAGTAGTTTATCTGAAGCCCCTGAAGAGCAGTTGCATAAAACTGGAAGTGCCTTGAATGAAAATGCTGCCTCATCAGTAAAAGAGACATCCAATGCTCATAAGGATGGAGTTGCTAATACTTTGCTAGAAAGTGGCAAAGTTCAGAAATCCTTTTTGACATATAATCCAATGGGCTTGCAAGTAGCCCGGGAAAGTTTGGTTGAAAGCCTGTCTAATGTTAATGCTGCAAAACCAACTGAATTGGTCACAGAAGAGAGTGCACTGTATTCTCATGCCGTTGGTAATCCTACAGTATCAACGGATTCTGATTTTACTATGGTGTCCGAACCTGGTTCTTTCAGAATCCTGGATGCAAAGAATCTTGCAGTTGAGAATCCTTGTGCTGCTTCCATGGATGAGATGAAGGGTAACTTGCCTCAGCAGATTGTACCGTCACACATTTCTCCAAACTATGAACTGTGGAGTATTGGTGATAAGGAAGATGTAGGTTATACCAAATCAGCTGAATGCCAGATTGCAGAGAAATCAAAGGGAAGAAGTTTTAGCTCTTCTATGCAGGGTTCATGGCCTCAGCATAAACGAAGAAAGATTGAGCACACAATAGTTGATGACCTGTCTTCTTCACGGGATTTGATTGAAAAGGTTTTTCACACCATCAATAGAGATTCTATTTTTGGAAACTTGGGAAATGTAGAGCATAGTCCGAATGCCGTACTAGAATCTCAGGGCCCTTCAATTTCTCAGGAGGATGTTGTGAAATCAGTTGTCAGTAGAAGTCCAGTTGAAGAAACACATCAAAATGAAGATCACCACATGATAGAGAGGTCTGAATCTTCACCTAAGGCACATATGAAAGAG GGTGAAATCAGCGTGGGAGGGGGGGACAGAAGTGGGAATGCACCTTTCACTTTTATGCATGAAGAATTGGAAGCATCACTTCTCTCAAGTTTGATGAAGCAGGCTGCTGGCCAGTCTCAATATTGTTTTATGGAGGAAACAGGAGTAGCACATCCAACTAGCATTATTGTTGATACAGGAAGTCCATGCATAGAAGGGAACCATGTTTCTCTTCCTCTTGAGGATAATCTTACACTAGGAAATGTTGACAATTGGACTTGCGCTGGAAGAGGCATGCAGGAAGAGAGATTTGATCTTGGAGGGACcagaaaattttcatatttttcagttGGTTCTCCACGTGGCCAATCCTTGGATTTGATTGGTGGTGATGATACAAAGCCTGAGCTTGAGGGGTTTGTTTTAGAAACAGATGACGAACCAACAAGCATTGCTCGAGAGGATATTAACTTTGATGAGTGGAACCTTCCAAGCACTACATTTGAACGTGCCAGCATTTTGGAGCAGCTTTGCAAATCTGTTTACATGCAAACTCCAATAGCATGCTTTTCAGCTTCAAATAAGTTGCACAAAATTCCAAATCTCTATCAGTCTGTTCCAACTGGGCTTCTAGAGGGTGGTGTGGATATGAGGACCACCTTGCCAATGAATGATGCTGTCAAGCCGTTAAAGGATGGTCATAGTTGCTTGAGTGAGGAAGTTGGCCAGGCGTTTAATGGAAGGTCCTATTCTGATTGCCTACCAAATTGTAGTGGTCAATCTGGTTGGGACATTAAGAAACCTTACATATCGCCAGTTGGGAAACTCTGGGATAGAACTGGTTCAAGCACTAGCAGTTCAGGGAAGCGAGGGAGCTTAAATCCAGAACTTCCCTGCATTagtgaagaaaatgagaatatGGATGAGGTATCTGCTACTTCCCGAGGTGGCATTGTTTCAGAAGTATTAAATAGCTCGATACAAAGAGTACCACTTGCTGACATTACGGAAATTCCAAACCCTCCTGCATCAGTTTCGAAAGCTGAACCGCATGCTGATAGACTTAGTCTAGACTCAGTAAATGCTGAATTCAGCTTAACGGGGACTAGTAAGAGCTTCAAACTGAAGCATGGAATCCAAAACAGCATCAAGAGAAGATATAACAACAAGGAGAACCTGAGCATATCACGAGGAACAAATGATATTAAGAGGACCACTGGACCACTTCGTAAACCAAAATTATCTGGAAAAACCAGCTTGAGAAAAGGTGGTCCAAGTTTGTCAGAGTGGGAGCCTAAGCGTAACAATATTGTGTCCAGTATGACTTCCTTCATTCCTCTTGTTCAACAGAAACAATCAGCTGCAGTTGTAACAG GGAAGAGGGACATCAAAGTGAAGGCCCTGGAGGCTGCCGAAACTGCAAAGCGTCTTgcacaaaagaaagagaatgagCGCAAGATGAAGAAGGAAGCCTTGAAGCTTGAGCGGTCAAGAAAGGAGCAAGCGAATATGAGGCAGTTAGAGCtgcaaaagaaacagaaagaagaagagaggaagaaaaaagatgcTGATATGGCAGCAAAGAAGAGACAAAGGGAAGAGGAAGATAGGaaggagaaggaaagaaaaagaatgcgTGTTGAAGCACGGAGACAGCAGAGAGAACATGAAGACAAGTTACCTGctgaaaaagaagataaagaaatGAAACGCCAGGCCATT GATGGAAGAGGACATGAGAGTAAGAAATCTAAGGATGAAACAGCGCATAAGACAATGGAGGAAGAAAGGGAATATGATACTTTCAGGAACATTTCAGAGACTGAGCCTAGGACTTCCAGGGTTTCAACAAGTAATGCCAGAAGAGAGAGTATTATCCATGAAGAACACGGTTTGGCCTTGAGTAATTTTGGATATAACGCAGAG GTACTGAGCAATGTAGACAAAGCAATAGACAATGGGAAGTCCGCTGCGAATACACATCAAGAACAGTCTTATGAAATCTCTCCATACAAAGAATCAGATGATGAAAACGAAGAAGATGACGATGTTATACCAAATAGTAAATTTGTTCCATCATGGTCAAG TAAAAATTGCCTGGCTCTGGCAGTCTCTAGCCAGAATGGAGCAGACCCAGGGGCGATCTTCCCCCCAGAAAGCTTTTGCAGTATCTCTGAAG TTCTCTTGCCTCGGAAGCATCATCTAAACTACAATGGAATGCGTTAA